One Harpia harpyja isolate bHarHar1 chromosome 11, bHarHar1 primary haplotype, whole genome shotgun sequence genomic window, ATTTCGGGAGCAACAAGGAAGCCCCTGAAGAGCTGACTTCACCTTAACCTCTTCAAGAGCTGGCATGGCTGGCCGTATAGTTCACACTTATCTCGGAATAAAGCAAAAACGTTTCCATCCAGGTACTATTACGGCAGGCACCGGCGGCACCGCCGCAAGCCGGGACAGCCGCCTCTCGCCACGCCGACGAGTCACTAGCTGAAAGAGCCGGGGAAGAGCAGCCACCTCCAGCCTCGGCCGCACACCGGGCTCCCCGCAGAGCCGCCcgggcccagcccagcccagctctcccgCCACCCGCGGCaggcccggccgcccgcccggccgcccgcctCGGCTCCGACCCGCAGCGCGGCTCCTAACGCGCCCCCAGCCGCGCCAGGAAGGGCCCCGGCCCCACCCTCGGCGACCAGGGGACCCCCGACCGCAACACGCCGGGCTACGGGGAGGCGGCGCCTCAGCGGCAGCGGCGAGGgctcccggccggccggcccgcgccgccgcccaCCGGCCGGCCCCACGCCGCTCCCTGCCCCGGGGGAAGGGGGCGCGGAGCGGAACACCGCACTCACTCTGCCAGACCAAGCGCTTCAGCCCCCGCACCGCCGGCGCCATCTTGCCTGCAAGCCCCACCTCGCACAGCCGCCGCGCCACTCCCTTCCGCTCCCCGGTCCTGCCCCGCCGCGCCCTCTTCAGAggcggcgggcggagccgggcggcggtGGACTGCGCTGGCTGCTCCTGGGGCGGGGCGGGATCCCGCCGGCCGTGCCAGCCCCTCCGGAGCCGTGCCAGCCGCAGGGCCCCCTTTCTCTGTGATAATGGAGTACGAAATTCCCGCTGGGGAAGGGCCCGGTGACCAGGGCTCGTCCCCTGAGGAAGGAGCGTCCTGTCGCTCCTCAGAAGGTGAGCCCGGGACGCCGGGAGCGGCCTCTCGAGCCCCGAGGCAGGCTCCTTGTGCGGTgcggggagcagccggggggggCGGCCTCTGCGAAACCTGCCGTGGTCCCGGGTCCCCTCGGGGTGTAAAACTCTCCTCGCTACCGTGGCTCCCTCATAAAAGCTGTCCCCAGGTTCCCTGTTAACGTTCGTGTAAGGCACCGAAGAAAACACGCTTTGTTCATAGAAAGATACCGTTTCTTGACGCCTAAAATGGCCTGTCAGAAGTTACAGTTGGAAAACATAGAGACACGTTGTCAAAAGGGAACTGGCAGTTGGTACAAATATGAAGAAATTGGAGGAAAATTTCTCTTTCCACAACGCGAAGCATGAGGAAGAGTGGTTCCCAGTCAGTATGGTGGTGTTCCGTTCAAAGGGGACTACAACAAGGGCATCATTCCTGATGGAAAAAAAGGTCCTTGTAAGTGACAAAAATGCGGATAGATAATAAGCTGAACAGCAAATTTCAAATTTACATTGGGCTTAATTATTTTTGAATCTTGTATAAGCAATACAGAAACTGCATCCTGTAACAGAAGGGGAGAAGAACCACCACCCGCCTGCCTAAAAGTTTGATGCTATGTCGGACTCATTTCACCACGGTTTTGGTAACTGCTGGCAGGCTGTAGTCCAGCAGGGAGGAGGGCCTAACCTAATGCAACCTCCTCTCGTCCCAGGGAGTAAACCTACAGTGACAGCACTGCTGCAAAATATTCCTGATCACAGCAGGGATCAGCCTGAGCTCATCCCCATGTGAAGGCTGGAACAAAGTTCTGACAAGATGTGCAGTGCAAAAAGTAAATCATTAATATTTATTGGACTGCTTTTCAACTGCCTAGAAATGGTGAGTGCAACTCATTtgctttaaaactattttcaagAATGGTATTTTACTCTCTGTAAAAGTAAACTAAAAGTTAGGGTGGAGACTGTCTGACACCCACTTCTATATTCATACATTGTTACTATTACACTTTTGCAGCGTTCGCaagtgactgaaaaataaaataatatattaggACCCAAGGTCTTTTGAAGTCTGTCAACAACAGAAAACTGGATCAGTAGGCagattcagaaaggaaaatgaagaagtaATACGATCTGCATACCTGTACTAGATCTCCTTGGTTGCACAAAGTTTCCATGCTTAAAGAATCTGAGCAAATACATTGTATCagtaaaatgtgttaaaaaatgtagtattttaagTTGTTGTTAGTAACATCATTAGTTTTTTAAGTTTCCAAATAAAGTATTTCactttgtatttcttatttttttacatcttcctttTCAGATCTTTTCAGCGAACACAGGTAAATcttcaaaatggtattttggtTTCGCCTGATTATTTTTGAATGGGTCTGGAGAGAACACACACATGTGTGATTTCTAATAAAACATTCTGTATGTTCTAGTAGCTTTATAAACAAAAATTGTTTTCAAGTTTGattcagctttaaaaaatctATGTTGATACCTTTATaaattttaaacttcatttttaggAGTCCCAATTCTGTCAGACACTCGCACAAAGATTCTGACGGACCACTTATGCCTTGACACTAACATGGACCAGGGAGAACACTCAGCTGGACAAATTGTGCTGTTCATTACCTGCATAACTGTGCTACAAATAGGATTCAAACTGTCCCATATTTGCACCCAATTAGTTGTtgtatcttttaatttaaaaacaaacaaacaacccacccccccaaaaatgaAAAACCACACCAGAAGAAGCATGATCTCCTAAGTGCAAATATTTCCAATGTTTTACAACATTTTATACTTTCTTTAATCTTGTTTTTTGTGCCTACAGCTCTTACTGCCTTAAATGTGAATACTGACTAGTTTAAAATACGAGGAATGCAAGATTAcaagaaatgctttcagaattCATTCATTCTGTGGTGATAGTACATGTTCATATACTGCACTGTCAAGAGGCTTAAATGCTCAATCGTTGCAGACATGTTGTTGCATGGATACTTACGGTAGCATATTCTTTTCATGATTTGCAAAACAAGCATTTGATCCTATTCATGTGTGGAATACTGTTGACACTAGCTGGATATTCACATACGGATTATACctggtatatttttaaataattagacTACAGCATATGGGAATTTTAAGAACAATAGCCGTCATCACAACATGGTATTATGAGAGCAAGCAGCAGTTATTACAGTAATTAATGGATTACAAGAGTGACCTCCAAATTCTGTTGAATGCCAATCATCTGAAAATTAGGTCACATAGATGCTTGATAAAACACTGAACAATCTTCTTGTCAAGACCTGACTAAATTCAAGaatgactgaaatgtttttttgataatgttttggggtttttttttaggtttctCTATGTCTATATACAATGTGACATCACAAAGCATTTATCTCAGATGGCCCAAGTTTTCAGGAGCCTCTTCTTACAGAGTCACAGCTACAGCTGTGAATACTGTAGGCCATTCATTACTGGCTCATTTTAGTGATGTTACGCTTAAAGGAACTCTAACTTCATTAATTCCCAATACTATTTATGCTATACAAGCAGAAGCCATTGACAAGAATGGAATTATtcttgcagaaacacagattatGCAGTCAACAGGTTAGTAAGAGAAACTTTGTGAAGTATAATTTCCATTGACCTCTGTAGGACTGGGATTTTATCCTTGATGTTTCATTGTACTGGTAGGGAATAGCTGCCATTCCTGTTGAAGCCTTTTGCTGGTTCTCCTACTGAGTTCAATTTTAGCATAAGGAGctccttttcccctctgcttttttttaatatgtatgttTCCCTGACCTGCCATGCACAGCTTGCTCAGACTGCAGCTTTCCAAATCACCTACCCTTCATTACAAATGCAGAAGTGAAGCTACATATATTTTTCAGTACTGATGctggtatttttgtttcattcacaAAAGGACTTGTAGCATATAAGTCATTGATGGATATTGAAGAAGAATCTATATGAACAGAAGTGCTCTTTTATTTCCTCACTgaaatgtaattgaaaaaaatattctgttgaaattctctttttaaaagaatttaagtGATAATTTTTAGAAAGAGCCATTATTTTTCCAGTAGAATTTGTTTCTTATAAAAGTaattattacaataaaaattgaaaataaaaaagtagcaGTGTTTATTCTGGTAAGTATATAAAAACCTCTATTGCTAGCTTAGTTATGGGAGAACAGATATTAATGATCAATGttctgtaatttatttctgaTATAAATCATGTGCTATATATTCTCTGTTAGGCAAGGAACTCCCTTAGACTTGCATAAGGATTTCCTGCACAGAAATTTTTATGAATTGTTACTAAAGACagtattttagaaggaaaaaaaatcatagtgcAATAGCTTGCTCCAAGATCACAAAAGACACACCTGCAAATGTTCCATAGGCATGGTCATACAGAATATATGTTACGATTTTCACAAGTGGGGCAAAAGAGGGTGTCTGACTATAGCTGAATAAGAAATTGCTTGGGACTGAGAGCCGACATAATGCTCAGGAGTTGTATAACCATGTATAATACTTGAAGGGGTCTCTGAAATCCCAAATTAGCTGCCTTGCTATAAATAAGTTTGCCTCAAGGCGCATACTTTTGTCCCAAAaaaattttcattccttttcttaattttaggGAGAATATACCTtcattttatcttgttttctcttctagTGAGTTTTTTGCAGCCTTGCAATATATGGACTTGCTTTACATGTGCTGATTCTAGTCTGAAAATCCTGATTACTGAACATAAATTACTTGTGATTAAGAAATACACCCTCTGTAGTTACTTTTGTGACTGCAGTACACAAGAGCAGTACACAAGAGCAGTACACAAGAGCTCTTTCTGAATGCCCTGCAGCATAGCATAATAGAAAAGCATTTAATTGCAATATTTGATGTGTCATGTTATTGTATATCTAAGTAtatctgctctgagcagggggttggataAGATGACTTCCCATGGTCCAAACTAAATTATTGTATGTTGCTCTGATATAGAAATGCCTATGATTTGGCATCCTATTTCAGACTGCTTTGTATAAACATCCACTTCTTCTTTGTATGTATTGCTTTGTATATTGCTTTCTATAAACATCCAGTATAGTTAGTTGGCtataaagcaagacaaaaaaagagacCTCTCAGTGCAACCTAGGTTAAATAATGGTCATTTTTAATAGTGATTTCAAGAGTActagaatatttttattgaaagctGAAAGTTGGTCTAGAATATCTCAAGactctgtgtatttttttaatgttcacttAAACTTCatttaacttaaattttaaacatTCATAGAAAGTATAGGCCATTTGTCCTACACTTTGTTTTTGTGAAATGCTCAGAGCAATTAGCATTTCACAGGGCTGAGTTCCCCAACTTCAGTATGTCTATCGTTATTTCCGTTTTAGCTCCAGACATACCTGTTATTGACAAAGCTTATTCAAAACTTAGCAACAGTATCACAGTGGAATGGAGAGCAGTACCTGGGGCTACTAGTTATCTGCTGACTGCACAAGATGGAGATTCCTTCATTGAAACTGTAGTTACAAATTCTCCAGGCACATTGACGGGACTGAAACCTGCCACCTTGTACAGAGTCACTATCAGATCCATAAATTCAGGAGGAAAAAGCCAGCCTTCgcctttcagaaaagcaaaaacaggTGGACTTTCAAATTCTTATTTCAAATTTTGTAACGTTATTATAAGATAAAGCATtcatgcaagctttttttttttttttttttttaatttgaacagaaaacaaagagtatAGCCCAGGCATGTACTAGTACTGAATTATTataatcttgtattttaaattgtattgaTCACATTCTCCTTTCAGATTTTGAGGACTAGAATTCGGCCATCTGACTTAATGACCAGGACAAGAGTCTGAATTAATGGTTTACTTCATGACAGTACTGTTTAATAGGAAGTTTTACTAGAATttgtatgaatatatatattttattttaaaaaattgaaattttattttaacaaaagaagTAACTTGAGGGAatggaagaaattaagaaacagctaaaagtataaaataataaGACAATGTAAAATTTAGAGGACAGGAAATGCAGCATCTTCTTGGTGATTTTCATTCTTCAACACACTCAACCTTTCATACTTTGTGTATGAGTTACATTCATTTTACAAAACCTGTAATATCATAATGGATGCACCAAATCAGTTTCCATATTTATTCTGTCAGTCttgcattaatttatttttctggttttgttgtcgCTGAAATTGTCTCTCAGAGTTTGGTGATTGTTGTTTCTGTGTATTCATTTCAAATTTGGCCCTTTCAAACAgcattactgaaaaacaaaaagcttaatTGGTATTCTTTCTCAACAGTCCTGGCTGCTCCAATTCTGTCTGTTAGTTCTCCAAGTTGTGACTCCATTGCAGTAAGCTGGAAAGCTGTGTATATGGCAGCTGGATTCTCTGTGTCCCTCATGAGATCAGATGGTTTGGGCAGAATGCTGAAGGAGAACACCACCAATACGTCCTTGATATTTACAAATCTAGATCCAGGAACTCTCTATACTATCAAGGCATATGCCTGGAATGTCAATGGGATACCTGGAGATGATTTCACATACAACCAAAGAACAAgtaagaaattttcttttctgaaaccaagtaagcattaaaaaaaagatataccAGGAAGTATTCATGTGTATGCGTGATTGTGTTATGTTTTTGAAAGATACATTGGGTAGATTTTCAGATCATATAATTTTTACCCCATCTCAAAGTTCATGAAAGCTCAGATGACATGGCTATGTTTAATGAATATTACTGAGGCAAAGATACCATTAACTACCACTGAAGTTGTACCTAGGACAGGCCTGGGTAAGGATTACACAAGCTTAGACTGATTTGAGGATTTTTCTAACTGTGAGAAGCAAATATTCAAATAAGGCAAGGAGTTTCAACAGAAAGCTTTCTGATGGTGTATAACTAgaactatttctttaaaaaattgtcaCTTTAATATGAATGAGGGTAAGGTCTGCACCATGAAAATTGTATTTAGTTTGCAAGTTATGAAAAAGATCATGTCTGTAGGCCATATGTTAAGTTGTATTTATGTGTTCCAAACTGATATACCGTAGGTCCTAATGCACCAGCGGATGTTCAAGTAGCTCTTAATAGTGGTGCCTTAAGAGCTATTGTTTCTTGGATGCCAACAGAAGGAGCTCTAACTTACAGTGTGACAGCCTCCAGTGGGCTCTTGGAACTGAAGTGTAACACATCTTCTGCTTCCTGCATGGTGTCATCACTCCAATGCAGCTCTGAATATTATGTTTCTGTCACAGCATACAATGATGCTGGATCCAGTAACCCTACTGATGCAGTAAGCTTAAAAACTAGTATGTGTCATTGATCCTTATACAGTTTATTGCATTTTAACgtatatttctttaatttcaaatgtaaattaGTCCATTACAATTCACAAGTGGTTCTCAAAtagttatttctgtttctgaacttCGTGCATGAACTGTCCCATGTACCTTTCTATTTCGGGGATAATAGCCTAAACTTTCTTCATATTTCTGTGAGAAGAACATGCAATGGTGTATATATTGTTGGCTCTGGTTTTTAACTCTTAGCAGAAGTAACTGTTCTAAAGTCAATTTTCTGAGTGTAAAATGAATGTAAGGAATAACAGATCTGTCCTACTATGTCAGGTCTGTCACAAATCAATTGGGAGAAATCTGTGAGGAAATAGCATTAAGGACTGGCCCTAGGCTGATCACTGTTCTAGGCTAAATTTAGTTGTTAGTTAGAAAGGAGGTCAACAAAGCCACACTCAGCTAAAGTAGCACCACTATACTAAATTAAGATACTGTCACAGATCATTCTTGGGTAGCAGCTTTGTCAGGACAAAAGGTTGCTTCTTTCAACTACTTAGCACCACTGCCATGTCAGAGGTTATTGCTTCCTGACCTGCTGGTGAACTGCCCATGTAAACAAAACCTAAACCATTTTAGTTATTATGTGCTACCTTAAAAACACATTATTTACTTAATTATTTGATGTAACCTGCTTCATTTTGACTTCTCACTGATACGAGTTAGAGATCATCCATGTGAGCAACTCAGAGGTGGATCTAACAGGATGAGAGAGTAAGCAAGAGCCAACTTTTAAGCTGTGGGCTGTAATCTTCTCAGCCAACATTGCTTCAGCTAGATCATGTATATTCATTCTAATAGCAACAAGCTAAACTTTTTGAactagaaagaaaggaaatgttatTTAAGCAAAAGCCATGGGGTTTGCAGTTTAATGTGACATTTTGGGATGCCACCAGGAAGGAAACCTGAGCAAAGGACAGCTCTATTCAGACACAGCCAGTGAGTTTCATACCAATGTATAAAGGGTTTTCACATAAAGGCTTTTGGATGCCAACTGCTGTTCAAGCTAGTATTCTGATTGTCATCCAAAACTACTATTTGTGAGCACAGACTGTGCCAGTTCCTTTTGAAATACTGCCTGGTGccactgtttttcttcacagGGGCTCCTTAAGCAGATCTCTTTTCAGTAAAAACATGAAGGTAGCATCTATTTTGGTCTGTAAAAATCATACTCTCTTTTCATCTAAATGTAAGTAGCATCCTCTGTAAAGGCAGATAAGTTGCTGTTTTCTTGAACAAGACAGAACAACTGTTCAAGCTGAATAGAATAATTCTATATATTCCTGATTTTCCTTTATTCCCCAAAAGTATAActtgaataaaaatattctgattacaattttcttttcatttttaaatgtttttttttcagttccttgtgcACCAGTAAATATATCAATTGAAGAGGATGAACCTGGCCGCTTGTTGGTATCATGGTCTAGCGTCAATTTTGGTCATTATTATGTGGTTTTTGTGAAGAGTGATGATGGCTTGGAAGTGCACTGCAACACGTCACATACTCAATGCCATTTCCAGTCGGACTGTGGCTTCACTTATTTCATTAGTGTCTTTGCATATAACAAGGCAGGGCAGAGTCCTCTAGGCGATGTATTGAATTACAGTACTGGTAAGTAGCAATGTATTCTTGCAAATTCATTTTGGATCCTTTAACTGTGTTTATGGTAAGCTGATTGAACAATTTTATTGGAAGGTAATGACTTAAAGTTctatttttattcaatttttgGGCAAAACATGCAAAGGTTGGCAGAGAAAAAGAACCACTTCACGCTGCAGTTGAATTCAACTTGCATAGTCAAGTGCAACAACATGCTTACAAACTTGAAAATAGTTTAACAATTCACAATCATCAGGCAAGGACATATGAATAACACACAGTGCTGGCATAACATTTGAATTCTggtcttgggttttggttttggttttttttttttcctgttgccttaGGAAGGGTGTACCTAAGTCTTAAACTTCCTCATAGAGAGTTATcatatttggaaaatgaaaaaataacgAGTTCCATGGGAAATTGTTTAGAGTTATTTAACCTCTAGATGCTCtgaaattttaaatcaaggaTATACATCATTCCTATGTCTTACCTATACATTAGAATGCCCTCTATTGATTTGGAAGGAGGGGTACTGAATTAATTCAAGAAGCAAGCCTGGGATTAATGAGACCATTTGCACAGTACCGGTCGCCTTTGGAGACTTAAGCCACGAAGTGCACAGAGGGACGAAACAAGGCTTTGGGgtcgggtcacaagtggtgttccccagggctcagtattgggggtagttctgtttaaaatctttatcaatgatctggatgaggggatcgagtgcaccctcagcaagtttgcagatgacaccaagttgggaggcagggttgatctgctcgagggtaggaaggatctacagagagatctggacaggctggatcgacgtgtcgaggccaattgtatgaggttcaacaaggccaagtgccgggtcctgcacttgggtcacagcaaccccatgcagcgctgcaggcttggggaagagtggctggaaagctgcccagcagagaaagacctgggggtgctggttgacagccagctgaatatgagccagcagtgtgcccaggtggccaagaaggccaacggcatcctggcctgtatcagaaatagtgtggccagcaggagcagggaggtgattgttcccctgtactcggcactggtgaggccgcacctccagtactgtgttcagttttgggcccctcactacaggaaagacactgaggtgctggagtgtgtccagagaagggcaaccaagttggtgaggggcctggagcacaagtcttatgaggagcagctgagggaactggggttgtttagcctggagaagaggaggctgaggggagacctcatcgctctctacaactacctgaaggggggttgtagtgaggtgggtgctggtctcttctgtcaggtggctggtgataggacgagaggaaatgtcctcaaagttgtggcaggggaggtttagattggatattaggaaaaatttctttactgaaagggttgtcaggtcttggaaaaggctgcccagggaagtggttgagccatcatccctggaggtgttcaaaaagcgcgtagacaaggcacttcagaacatggtttattgggcgtggttaatggttggactcgatgatcttgagggtcttttccaacctaaatgattctgtgattctgtttcgTGCCGGCTTTCAGGTCGCGTTCAAGCCTCCCTCTCTGCCTTGTCTGTCCCCAGCGCCTTGTTGCCCCAGCGACTTCAGGGCGGTGCTCGTGGCGAGCGACACCGTGGAGGTCACCTGGGCTTCTGTCCGAGGTGCTGAAATGTACGAAACGCGAGCCCTGGGCGGGAGCGGCGTGGTGCGCTGCAACGACACCGCCACGGCCTGCACCTTGTCGGCTCTGCCGTGCAACACCCGCTATAATATCACGGTTTATTCTTTCAGCGAGGCCAGGGGCAGCAACACGTCGTGTGCATCCAAGTACGTGGCAACAGGTATTATGAGCGTTCTGATTTTCCTTTAGCAGAAGGAATGATTAGTTAGATGCTGCAGTGATTCATGGATGAAAAGCATTACTGGAGTGCTAAGTTACTGTaactgataaaaaaaaaccccaaaatagtGGAAGTCTTTAAACATATACTGCAAGCAGGGAGCTAGAAACAGATTTGGACTGAAAGCTTGTGATGGCTCCAAGTTTTTGAAAACCACATTTACAATTCATCTCTGGTTTTGTATGCGGAATCCTTATGTTGCCTGTTCTGTCACAAGTTCTAAATTCTCACCAGGAGTAAACATCTACGGATCATATACTTTTCCAAAGTAGTTTGTCAGTTCTAACTGGAACTTAATTTTCATGTGTAACTTACATAGTATGCATAAACAATCTGTTTAAATACtgttaatatgaaatatttcagctcCCTGCAGTCCTGAAATTAAAAGTATCTCAAAGGAGGCTTTTTCTGCAATCAGTGTGCACTGGCAATCTAACAATGAAGAAGCTACATATATTGTCACTGCCAGAGGAGAGGCTGGACTTTGGCATTGCACAAGCTCTGGAAATTCCTGTACCCTAATTCATCTTCCCTGCGGATCTGCTTTCTCTGTCAGTGCTATAGCACGATCACCAGCAGGACAGAGCTTACCAAGCTACAGTGTCCCTTTAGAGACAGGTATGTGGGACTTGTATATAGTGGAAAATATTTAGCAGCATAATATTAAAATAGTTCTATGTCTCTTTAtggttttggcttgttttttttttaattacaatgtgTGCATATTATACTGTCTATTGCTGGATGCTAGCTGTCCTCTGCTTAAACATGTATGtatctttgtgtgtgtgagaaGGAAGGATCGCTTGGCACTTGCCTCATACTAAGAAGCCTTAGTGCAACAAATCATCATCTGGCACAGCTAACTAAAATATAACACCATAATCCACTAATGTAACGCATAACTTCCTTATCAGCATTTTGACGTTTAATATTACCAGGAAAGGCAATGAGGTGATGTCCATGTCAACAAATAAACAGCGTGAAGAACAGATTAAAGCACATCCTACCCACCATTCCTGCTATTAATTTGCTAGCAGAGT contains:
- the FNDC7 gene encoding fibronectin type III domain-containing protein 7 isoform X5, whose translation is MCSAKSKSLIFIGLLFNCLEMIFSANTGFSMSIYNVTSQSIYLRWPKFSGASSYRVTATAVNTVGHSLLAHFSDVTLKGTLTSLIPNTIYAIQAEAIDKNGIILAETQIMQSTAPDIPVIDKAYSKLSNSITVEWRAVPGATSYLLTAQDGDSFIETVVTNSPGTLTGLKPATLYRVTIRSINSGGKSQPSPFRKAKTVLAAPILSVSSPSCDSIAVSWKAVYMAAGFSVSLMRSDGLGRMLKENTTNTSLIFTNLDPGTLYTIKAYAWNVNGIPGDDFTYNQRTIPCAPVNISIEEDEPGRLLVSWSSVNFGHYYVVFVKSDDGLEVHCNTSHTQCHFQSDCGFTYFISVFAYNKAGQSPLGDVLNYSTAPCCPSDFRAVLVASDTVEVTWASVRGAEMYETRALGGSGVVRCNDTATACTLSALPCNTRYNITVYSFSEARGSNTSCASKYVATAPCSPEIKSISKEAFSAISVHWQSNNEEATYIVTARGEAGLWHCTSSGNSCTLIHLPCGSAFSVSAIARSPAGQSLPSYSVPLETAPCCPNDLILTQVTQSVTNISWSVGMGAQTYVTTLESPKGQAKCHTLQNYCLLGCITCGTNYTVSLKAISETGLTSSCTYQGYSSSACCPSGVKLYRLGNNGIRVYWRASDETINYNTDLHGSKANFTCTPSSGLSHCDITEIPCGDVYTVVVSPVTDKGPNLTFCPKKIYSVTCSGSSVGMGKSTRYIHSKSMMFVKHVSIM